The following are from one region of the Takifugu rubripes chromosome 16, fTakRub1.2, whole genome shotgun sequence genome:
- the LOC101068488 gene encoding calmodulin, with protein sequence MADQLTEEQIAEFKEAFSLFDKDGDGTITTKELGTVMRSLGQNPTEAELQDMINEVDADGNGTIDFPEFLTMMARKMKDTDSEEEIREAFRVFDKDGNGYISAAELRHVMTNLGEKLTDEEVDEMIREADIDGDGQVNYEEFVQMMTAK encoded by the exons ATG GCTGACCAACTAACAGAGGAGCAGATCGCAG AGTTCAAGGAGGCCTTCTCCTTATTCGACAAGGACGGTGACGGCACAATCACCACCAAAGAGCTCGGCACCGTCATGAGGTCGCTGGGCCAGAACCCGACAGAGGCCGAGCTGCAGGACATGATCAACGAGGTGGACGCTGATG GTAACGGAACCATCGACTTCCCAGAGTTCCTGACCATGATGGCTAGGAAAATGAAAGACACAGACAGCGAGGAAGAGATCCGCGAGGCTTTCCGGGTATTCGACAAG GACGGAAACGGCTACATCAGCGCCGCGGAGCTCCGCCACGTCATGACGAACCTGGGGGAGAAGCTAACGGACGAGGAGGTGGATGAGATGATCAGAGAAGCAGACATCGACGGAGACGGCCAGGTCAACTATGAAG AGTTTGTACAGATGATGACCGCGAAGTGA
- the LOC101068256 gene encoding 26S proteasome regulatory subunit 4, with protein sequence MGQSQSGGHGPGGGKKDDKDKKKKYEPPIPTRVGKKKKKTKGPDAASKLPLVTPHTQCRLKLLKQERIKDYLLMEEEFIRNQEQMKPLEEKQEEERSKVDDLRGTPMSVGTLEEIIDDNHAIVSTSVGSEHYVSILSFVDKDLLEPGCSVLLNHKVHAVIGVLMDDTDPLVTVMKVEKAPQETYADIGGLDNQIQEIKESVELPLTHPEYYEEMGIKPPKGVILYGPPGTGKTLLAKAVANQTSATFLRVVGSELIQKYLGDGPKLVRELFRVAEEHAPSIVFIDEIDAIGTKRYDSNSGGEREIQRTMLELLNQLDGFDSRGDVKVIMATNRIETLDPALIRPGRIDRKIEFPLPDEKTKRRIFQIHTSRMTVADDVTLDDLILAKDDLSGADIKAICTEAGLMALRERRMKVTNEDFKKSKENVLYKKQEGTPEGLYL encoded by the exons ATG GGTCAAAGCCAAAGTGGGGGCCATGGTCCTGGAGGAGGCAAGAAGGATGACAAG GATAAGAAGAAGAAGTATGAGCCTCCAATTCCCACCAGAGTTggcaagaaaaagaagaaaactaaaGGACCTGATGCTGCCAGCAAACTACCACTTG TCACCCCTCACACTCAGTGCCGCCTCAAGCTGCTGAAACAGGAGCGAATCAAAGATTACCtactgatggaggaggagttcATCAGGAATCAGGAGCAGATGAAGCctctggaggagaaacaggag gaggagaggtcaaaggtggaTGACCTGCGTGGGACTCCGATGTCTGTGGGCACACTGGAGGAAATCATTGACGACAACCATGCCATTGTTTCCACGTCAGTGGGATCGGAGCACTATGTCAGCATCCTGTCTTTTGTGGATAAGGATCTGTTGGAGCCTggctgctctgtcctgctcAACCACAAG GTTCATGCAGTGATTGGAGTGCTGATGGATGACACTGACCCATTAGTGACGGTGATGAAGGTGGAAAAGGCTCCACAGGAAACCTACGCTGACATTGGGGGGCTGGACAATCAAATCCAGGAGATCAAG gaatcaGTGGAGTTACCTCTCACACACCCAGAGTATTATGAAGAGATGGGAATTAAGCCTCCTAAAGGGGTCATCTTGTATGGGCCACCTGGCACTG GCAAGACGCTGCTCGCCAAAGCTGTGGCCAACCAGACTTCAGCCACCTTCCTGCGTGTGGTGGGCTCAGAGCTGATCCAGAAGTACCTGGGAGACGGGCCCAAGCTGGTGCGGGAGCTCTTCCGGGTGGCAGAGGAGCACGCGCCCTCCATCGTTTTCATTGACGAGATCGACGCCATCGGCACCAAAAG GTATGACTCCAACTCTGGTGGAGAGCGGGAGATCCAGAGGACCATGTTGGAGCTGCTCAACCAGCTCGATGGCTTCGACTCACGGGGAGACGTTAAAGTCATCATGGCGACCAATCGGATAGAAACGCTGGACCCGGCCCTCATCCGACCCG ggAGAATTGACCGAAAGATTGAGTTTCCGCTGCCGGATGAGAAAACCAAAAGGAGGATCTTCCAGATCCACACCAGCCGCATGACGGTAGCAGACGATGTCACCCTGGACGACCTCATCTTGGCCAAGGATGACCTATCAGGAGCAGACATAAAG GCCATCTGCACAGAGGCAGGCCTCATGGCTCTACGCGAACGGCGCATGAAAGTCACCAACGAAGACTTCAAGAAGTCCAAGGAAAACGTACTATACAAGAAGCAGGAGGGCACGCCGGAGGGGCTTTACCTCTAA
- the LOC101068024 gene encoding potassium channel subfamily K member 13 isoform X2 — MACRSGCCCGSTPLNEDNARFLLLALFIIVYLLCGAAVFSALEQPMEREAKERWAQRFELFREKYNLSKKELNNFLRSYEEANVAGIRVDTIRPRWDFTGAFYFVGTVVSTIGFGMTTPATIPGKVFLMFYGLLGCAATILFFNLFLERVITVIAVVLKSCHKRRHNKAVLPQNGQQLPQGGGASVAGGSRGGNRGDLAGWKPSVYCVLLILGVAAILVSCCASLMYSAAEGWGYLDSLYFCFVAFSTIGFGDMVSSQRVAYEGHVTAVYRVLNWLLRRLEAPCRCFFTSRGHHPHRHPRRNVVAPGHLRTRRDPSIETDAVNDSETDNGRRMSGEMISMRDFLAANKVNLAIMQKQLSEMAIGHPRQSSSGSRQNGFSGGVGALGIMNNRLAETSVDR; from the exons ATGGCATGCAggagcggctgctgctgcggctccacTCCGCTCAACGAGGATAACGCCAGGTTCCTGCTGCTGGCGCTCTTCATCATCGTCTACCTCCTGTGCGGAGCCGCCGTCTTCTCCGCGCTGGAGCAGCCCATGGAGCGGGAGGCCAAAGAGCGCTGGGCGCAGAGGTTCGAGCTCTTCAGGGAGAAGTACAACCTGAGCAAGAAGGAGCTCAACAACTTCCTGAGGAGCTACGAGGAGGCGAACGTGGCGGGCATACGCGTGGACACCATCAGACCCCGGTGGGACTTTACCGGAGCCTTTTACTTCGTGGGAACGGTGGTGTCAACTATTG GGTTTGGGATGACCACTCCTGCCACCATCCCGGGCAAAGTCTTCCTGATGTTCTACGGTCTGCTCGGCTGTGCCGCCACCATTCTCTTCTTCAACCTCTTTCTGGAGCGCGTCATCACCGTCATCGCAGTGGTTCTCAAGTCGTGCCACAAGAGACGCCACAACAAAGCCGTCCTACCCCAGAACGGCCAGCAGCTTCCCCAGGGTGGTGGGGCGAGTGTTGCaggggggagcagaggagggaacAGGGGGGATCTGGCAGGCTGGAAGCCTTCAGTTTACTGTGTCCTGCTCATTCTTGGAGTGGCAGCCATCTTGGTGTCCTGCTGTGCCTCTCTCATGTACTCAGCAGCGGAGGGCTGGGGCTACCTGGACTCGCTCTATTTCTGCTTCGTGGCCTTCAGCACCATCGGGTTTGGGGACATGGTGAGCAGCCAGCGGGTTGCCTACGAAGGCCACGTCACCGCCGTCTACAGG GTCCTCAACTGGCTCCTCAGGAGGCTCGAGGCGCCCTGCCGTTGCTTTTTcaccagcaggggtcaccacCCACACCGACACCCCAGACGGAACGTGGTGGCCCCGGGCCACCTCCGTACCCGTCGAGACCCCTCCATTGAGACGGACGCTGTCAACGATAGCGAGACTGACAATGGTCGAAGGATGTCTGGGGAGATGATCTCCATGAGGGATTTTCTAGCAGCCAACAAG GTCAACCTGGCAATTATGCAGAAGCAGCTCTCGGAGATGGCCATCGGGCATCCGCGTCAGTCCAGCTCCGGCTCGCGTCAAAATGGGTTCTCTGGAGGGGTGGGAGCCCTCGGCATCATGAACAACCGCCTTGCAGAGACGAGCGTGGACAGATAG
- the LOC101068024 gene encoding potassium channel subfamily K member 13 isoform X1: MACRSGCCCGSTPLNEDNARFLLLALFIIVYLLCGAAVFSALEQPMEREAKERWAQRFELFREKYNLSKKELNNFLRSYEEANVAGIRVDTIRPRWDFTGAFYFVGTVVSTIGFGMTTPATIPGKVFLMFYGLLGCAATILFFNLFLERVITVIAVVLKSCHKRRHNKAVLPQNGQQLPQGGGASVAGGSRGGNRGDLAGWKPSVYCVLLILGVAAILVSCCASLMYSAAEGWGYLDSLYFCFVAFSTIGFGDMVSSQRVAYEGHVTAVYRVGNFFFILTGVCCIYSLFNVISIIIKQVLNWLLRRLEAPCRCFFTSRGHHPHRHPRRNVVAPGHLRTRRDPSIETDAVNDSETDNGRRMSGEMISMRDFLAANKVNLAIMQKQLSEMAIGHPRQSSSGSRQNGFSGGVGALGIMNNRLAETSVDR, translated from the exons ATGGCATGCAggagcggctgctgctgcggctccacTCCGCTCAACGAGGATAACGCCAGGTTCCTGCTGCTGGCGCTCTTCATCATCGTCTACCTCCTGTGCGGAGCCGCCGTCTTCTCCGCGCTGGAGCAGCCCATGGAGCGGGAGGCCAAAGAGCGCTGGGCGCAGAGGTTCGAGCTCTTCAGGGAGAAGTACAACCTGAGCAAGAAGGAGCTCAACAACTTCCTGAGGAGCTACGAGGAGGCGAACGTGGCGGGCATACGCGTGGACACCATCAGACCCCGGTGGGACTTTACCGGAGCCTTTTACTTCGTGGGAACGGTGGTGTCAACTATTG GGTTTGGGATGACCACTCCTGCCACCATCCCGGGCAAAGTCTTCCTGATGTTCTACGGTCTGCTCGGCTGTGCCGCCACCATTCTCTTCTTCAACCTCTTTCTGGAGCGCGTCATCACCGTCATCGCAGTGGTTCTCAAGTCGTGCCACAAGAGACGCCACAACAAAGCCGTCCTACCCCAGAACGGCCAGCAGCTTCCCCAGGGTGGTGGGGCGAGTGTTGCaggggggagcagaggagggaacAGGGGGGATCTGGCAGGCTGGAAGCCTTCAGTTTACTGTGTCCTGCTCATTCTTGGAGTGGCAGCCATCTTGGTGTCCTGCTGTGCCTCTCTCATGTACTCAGCAGCGGAGGGCTGGGGCTACCTGGACTCGCTCTATTTCTGCTTCGTGGCCTTCAGCACCATCGGGTTTGGGGACATGGTGAGCAGCCAGCGGGTTGCCTACGAAGGCCACGTCACCGCCGTCTACAGGGTCGGCAATTTCTTTTTCATCCTAACCGGCGTCTGCTGCATCTACTCGCTCTTCAACGTCATCTCAATCATCATCAAGCAGGTCCTCAACTGGCTCCTCAGGAGGCTCGAGGCGCCCTGCCGTTGCTTTTTcaccagcaggggtcaccacCCACACCGACACCCCAGACGGAACGTGGTGGCCCCGGGCCACCTCCGTACCCGTCGAGACCCCTCCATTGAGACGGACGCTGTCAACGATAGCGAGACTGACAATGGTCGAAGGATGTCTGGGGAGATGATCTCCATGAGGGATTTTCTAGCAGCCAACAAG GTCAACCTGGCAATTATGCAGAAGCAGCTCTCGGAGATGGCCATCGGGCATCCGCGTCAGTCCAGCTCCGGCTCGCGTCAAAATGGGTTCTCTGGAGGGGTGGGAGCCCTCGGCATCATGAACAACCGCCTTGCAGAGACGAGCGTGGACAGATAG